In Mytilus edulis chromosome 4, xbMytEdul2.2, whole genome shotgun sequence, the following proteins share a genomic window:
- the LOC139519225 gene encoding ciliary microtubule associated protein 1A-like, which translates to MTDEKAKTPILIAARERGPGPGRYALPSCVGFENHDCTKLLKPAYSFGRRLYGDVRKRDINPGPAYYIDPKITKTGADGTPIYSMLARQRDPNTFKTPSPGKYSPEKVHPQGEKHAPRYSMGSRTRYRKRDANPAPSKYMLPPVLGSHQSYKVASPAYSMVKRQSLGSYLEDLASAPGPGRYDAIPPDNTMDKPPQYSMRYRCYMPTDAVKKPGPGAHRPENVYINKAIPPKHSIGIRHSEYVCPLIIGFDS; encoded by the exons GTCCAGGTCCAGGCAGATATGCGCTACCGTCATGTGTAGGATTCGAAAATCATGACTGCACCAAATTACTCAAACCAGCTTATTCGTTCGGCCGACGATTATATGGGGATG TTCGCAAGAGGGATATAAATCCCGGTCCTGCTTACTATATTGATCCAAAGATTACAAAGACTGGTGCTGATGGTACACCTATATATTCCATGCTAGCCAGACAGAGGGATCCAA acaCATTCAAAACACCATCGCCTGGAAAATATTCACCCGAGAAAGTACATCCACAAGGCGAAAAACATGCTCCTAGATACTCAATGGGGAGTAGAACTCGTTATAGAAAACGTGATGCTAATCCTGCCCCTAGCAAATACATGCTGCCACCTGTTCTTGGAAGCCACCAGTCATACAAAGTGGCTTCTCCGGCTTATTCCATGGTCAAACGCCAATCACTCGGATCATACTTGGAGGACCTAGCAAGTGCTCCTGGACCCGGAAGATATGATGCCATACCCCCAGATAATACTATGGATAAGCCACCACAATACTCTATGAGATACCGTTGTTATATGCCAACAGACGCGGTTAAGAAACCAGGACCAGGGGCACACCGCCCAGAAAACGTCTACATTAACAAGGCAATACCTCCAAAACACTCAATAGGCATACGTCACTCGGAATACGTGTGTCCTCTCATAATTGGCTTTGATAGCTAA